The following coding sequences lie in one Crassostrea angulata isolate pt1a10 chromosome 10, ASM2561291v2, whole genome shotgun sequence genomic window:
- the LOC128164512 gene encoding uncharacterized protein LOC128164512 isoform X2, which translates to MDTSRTKYKVRQCSRCPGDTEYSCISCPCSLCLHCKEMHVNDLKTIDHIVVIYSEKSNHPSTQELCVRHPGNFYRKCCKSCELPYCSHCTQHTTHKQTDIWTTYESKRHQTRNTFHTIRSETFYYLSVLLTGIKADVITCCTEFSLYQSEILTKAHRLINRIDFALRGVSYKHRCKKQKIEMNRHLASIQKYEYIYEQSSISPIQFLLFLKKTHINQINLAIHTIKFYMNKSLNQRNVIESLSEVQITERGKRCIRNDRLLKTMNSPDLHQSLIVKDLHRCVHITNLTSDRVWISHKNNLVLTNATGDTLHQRNDLCIGNGVHTGNNECELIYIDKDFNINKLSIDMKTPAKFLKTQNSTWRPQCLYWSSSNGDLLVGMHKEKPLKCKVSRYNKIGKLTQTIQYDNAGQPDLYKNPYYITENNNGDVVVSDFEVYASGAVVVSERGGSHRFSYRGHPSGSQLRPRGICTDALSHILVCDVRTYTLQMIDTDGQFLCHLLIRPSGIFEPYSVSYDTNTHRLWVGSWNKDALTASHDAMQPLNEVITTESEKTNQGNKCLLKLISAPELLHSVTVTGVSGCYHISCVTPDRVWISYKTKLVLTNTTGDTLGKRNDLCRGYGVHAVNNESELIYIDKYHNVNKLSNDLTTTIKFINKPDSAWIPRCVYWSYLTRTLLVGMCRYSIYKVARYNQSGQLVQTIQHDNTGLELYNKLNYITENNNMDIVVSDSGAVVVTDHEGTHLFSYTGHPSGSLLQPGGICTDALSHILVCDVRSNTVQMIDKDGQFLSLIQKELLEMGGPYSLSYDAITHHLWVASWNNTNMCVICYISQHDDLPGKHAQCPDEDVLLNVSSS; encoded by the exons ATGGATACCTCACGTACAAAATATAAAGTGCGTCAATGTTCAAGGTGTCCGGGGGACACGGAGTACTCTTGTATATCGTGTCCATGTTCTTTATGTCTCCACTGTAAAGAGATGCATGTAAATGATCTCAAAACTATTGATCATATCGTTGTGATATACAGTGAAAAATCTAACCACCCCTCAACTCAAGAGCTCTGTGTGAGACATCCAGGCAATTTTTATAGAAAGTGTTGTAAATCCTGTGAACTCCCTTACTGTAGCCATTGCACACAACATACTACACATAAACAAACAGATATTTGGACAACATATGAATCGAAACGACATCAAACCAGAAATACATTCCATACCATCAGAAGTGAGACTTTCTATTACTTATCGGTTCTCCTGACAGGAATCAAAGCTGATGTTATAACATGTTGCACAGAATTCTCCCTCTATCAGTCAGAGATTTTAACAAAGGCACATAGACTGATAAATCGCATTGATTTTGCGTTGCGTGGTGTTAGTTACAAGCACAGAtgtaaaaaacagaaaatagaaaTGAACAGACATCTTGCAAGCATACagaaatatgaatatatatatgaacagtcATCAATCAGCCCCATacaatttttgttgtttttaaagaaaactcaTATCAACCAGATAAATCTTGCAATCCACACTATTAAGTTCTACATGAATAAGTCGCTCAACCAGAGGAATGTGATCGAGTCACTTAGTGAAgtccaaatcacagagagaggaaaACGATGCATAAGAAATGATCGTCTTCTGAAAACGATGAACAGTCCTGACTTACATCAGTCTCTTATAGTAAAAGATCTGCATCGTTGCGTTCATATTACCAATTTAACATCAGACCGGGTGTGGATCAGTCATAAAAACAATCTGGTCTTGACAAACGCAACAGGTGACACACTACATCAACGGAATGATTTATGTATAGGTAATGGAGTTCATACTGGGAACAACGAGTGTGAATTAATTTACATTGATAAGGACTTTAACATTAACAAATTGTCGATCGATATGAAAACACCCGCCAAATTTTTAAAGACGCAAAACTCAACATGGAGACCACAATGTTTGTACTGGTCCTCGTCAAATGGAGATTTACTAGTTGGAATGCATAAAGAGAAACCATTGAAATGCAAAGTATCCCGATACAACAAGATCGGAAAACTGACACAAACCATACAATATGACAATGCAGGACAACCGGACTTGTATAAAAATCCTTACTATATTACTGAGAACAACAATGGAGATGTCGTGGTTTCTGACTTTGAGGTGTATGCGTCTGGTGCTGTGGTGGTTTCAGAGCGTGGAGGAAgtcatcgtttctcctacagaGGGCATCCATCGGGATCACAACTACGACCTCGTGGAATttgtactgacgcgctgtcacacattTTGGTATGCGATGTTAGGACCTACACATTGCAGATGATTGACACGGACGGCCAGTTCCTGTGTCATCTGCTAATACGACCATCAGGGATATTTGAGCCATATAGCGTAAGTTACGATACCAACACTCACCGCCTTTGGGTTGGATCATGGAACAAG GATGCTCTGACCG CTTCTCATGACGCAATGCAGCCATTAAATGAAGTCATAACAACAGAGTCAGAAAAAACAAACCAGGGAAATAAGTGTCTCCTGAAACTGATATCCGCCCCCGAGTTGCTTCACTCTGTCACAGTGACAGGCGTCTCTGGTTGttatcacatttcctgtgtgacaccAGACCGAGTTTGGATCAGTTATAAAACCAAGCTCGTATTAACAAACACAACAGGTGACACTTTAGGCAAACGAAATGATTTATGTAGAGGTTATGGAGTACATGCAGTGAATAATGAGAGTGAACTAATCTATATAGATAAGTATCATAACGTCAACAAACTTTCAAATGATTTAACAACAAccattaaattcataaataaaccAGACTCTGCATGGATACCACGATGTGTGTACTGGTCTTATTTAACTAGGACTTTACTAGTCGGGATGTGTAGATATAGTATATACAAAGTCGCCCGATACAACCAAAGCGGACAATTGGTACAAACAATACAACACGACAACACTGGACTTGAACTCTATAACAAACttaactatataacagagaataACAATATGGACATCGTGGTATCTGACTCCGGTGCAGTAGTGGTGACAGATCATGAGGGAACACATCTATTTTCCTATACAGGACATCCATCAGGATCACTTTTACAACCAGGGGGgatctgtactgacgcgctaTCACATATCCTTGTTTGTGATGTAAGATCCAACACAGTGCAGATGATAGATAAGGACGGTCAGTTTCTATCACTCATACAGAAAGAGTTATTAGAGATGGGTGGACCATACAGTTTGAGCTATGATGCTATCACTCACCATCTCTGGGTTGCGTCATGGAACAATACAAACATGTGTGTCATCTGTTATATATCTCAACATGACGATCTGCCAG
- the LOC128164512 gene encoding uncharacterized protein LOC128164512 isoform X1: MDTSRTKYKVRQCSRCPGDTEYSCISCPCSLCLHCKEMHVNDLKTIDHIVVIYSEKSNHPSTQELCVRHPGNFYRKCCKSCELPYCSHCTQHTTHKQTDIWTTYESKRHQTRNTFHTIRSETFYYLSVLLTGIKADVITCCTEFSLYQSEILTKAHRLINRIDFALRGVSYKHRCKKQKIEMNRHLASIQKYEYIYEQSSISPIQFLLFLKKTHINQINLAIHTIKFYMNKSLNQRNVIESLSEVQITERGKRCIRNDRLLKTMNSPDLHQSLIVKDLHRCVHITNLTSDRVWISHKNNLVLTNATGDTLHQRNDLCIGNGVHTGNNECELIYIDKDFNINKLSIDMKTPAKFLKTQNSTWRPQCLYWSSSNGDLLVGMHKEKPLKCKVSRYNKIGKLTQTIQYDNAGQPDLYKNPYYITENNNGDVVVSDFEVYASGAVVVSERGGSHRFSYRGHPSGSQLRPRGICTDALSHILVCDVRTYTLQMIDTDGQFLCHLLIRPSGIFEPYSVSYDTNTHRLWVGSWNKVFVYRHITRQDALTASHDAMQPLNEVITTESEKTNQGNKCLLKLISAPELLHSVTVTGVSGCYHISCVTPDRVWISYKTKLVLTNTTGDTLGKRNDLCRGYGVHAVNNESELIYIDKYHNVNKLSNDLTTTIKFINKPDSAWIPRCVYWSYLTRTLLVGMCRYSIYKVARYNQSGQLVQTIQHDNTGLELYNKLNYITENNNMDIVVSDSGAVVVTDHEGTHLFSYTGHPSGSLLQPGGICTDALSHILVCDVRSNTVQMIDKDGQFLSLIQKELLEMGGPYSLSYDAITHHLWVASWNNTNMCVICYISQHDDLPGKHAQCPDEDVLLNVSSS, translated from the exons ATGGATACCTCACGTACAAAATATAAAGTGCGTCAATGTTCAAGGTGTCCGGGGGACACGGAGTACTCTTGTATATCGTGTCCATGTTCTTTATGTCTCCACTGTAAAGAGATGCATGTAAATGATCTCAAAACTATTGATCATATCGTTGTGATATACAGTGAAAAATCTAACCACCCCTCAACTCAAGAGCTCTGTGTGAGACATCCAGGCAATTTTTATAGAAAGTGTTGTAAATCCTGTGAACTCCCTTACTGTAGCCATTGCACACAACATACTACACATAAACAAACAGATATTTGGACAACATATGAATCGAAACGACATCAAACCAGAAATACATTCCATACCATCAGAAGTGAGACTTTCTATTACTTATCGGTTCTCCTGACAGGAATCAAAGCTGATGTTATAACATGTTGCACAGAATTCTCCCTCTATCAGTCAGAGATTTTAACAAAGGCACATAGACTGATAAATCGCATTGATTTTGCGTTGCGTGGTGTTAGTTACAAGCACAGAtgtaaaaaacagaaaatagaaaTGAACAGACATCTTGCAAGCATACagaaatatgaatatatatatgaacagtcATCAATCAGCCCCATacaatttttgttgtttttaaagaaaactcaTATCAACCAGATAAATCTTGCAATCCACACTATTAAGTTCTACATGAATAAGTCGCTCAACCAGAGGAATGTGATCGAGTCACTTAGTGAAgtccaaatcacagagagaggaaaACGATGCATAAGAAATGATCGTCTTCTGAAAACGATGAACAGTCCTGACTTACATCAGTCTCTTATAGTAAAAGATCTGCATCGTTGCGTTCATATTACCAATTTAACATCAGACCGGGTGTGGATCAGTCATAAAAACAATCTGGTCTTGACAAACGCAACAGGTGACACACTACATCAACGGAATGATTTATGTATAGGTAATGGAGTTCATACTGGGAACAACGAGTGTGAATTAATTTACATTGATAAGGACTTTAACATTAACAAATTGTCGATCGATATGAAAACACCCGCCAAATTTTTAAAGACGCAAAACTCAACATGGAGACCACAATGTTTGTACTGGTCCTCGTCAAATGGAGATTTACTAGTTGGAATGCATAAAGAGAAACCATTGAAATGCAAAGTATCCCGATACAACAAGATCGGAAAACTGACACAAACCATACAATATGACAATGCAGGACAACCGGACTTGTATAAAAATCCTTACTATATTACTGAGAACAACAATGGAGATGTCGTGGTTTCTGACTTTGAGGTGTATGCGTCTGGTGCTGTGGTGGTTTCAGAGCGTGGAGGAAgtcatcgtttctcctacagaGGGCATCCATCGGGATCACAACTACGACCTCGTGGAATttgtactgacgcgctgtcacacattTTGGTATGCGATGTTAGGACCTACACATTGCAGATGATTGACACGGACGGCCAGTTCCTGTGTCATCTGCTAATACGACCATCAGGGATATTTGAGCCATATAGCGTAAGTTACGATACCAACACTCACCGCCTTTGGGTTGGATCATGGAACAAGGTGTTTGTTTATAGACATATTACCCGACAGGATGCTCTGACCG CTTCTCATGACGCAATGCAGCCATTAAATGAAGTCATAACAACAGAGTCAGAAAAAACAAACCAGGGAAATAAGTGTCTCCTGAAACTGATATCCGCCCCCGAGTTGCTTCACTCTGTCACAGTGACAGGCGTCTCTGGTTGttatcacatttcctgtgtgacaccAGACCGAGTTTGGATCAGTTATAAAACCAAGCTCGTATTAACAAACACAACAGGTGACACTTTAGGCAAACGAAATGATTTATGTAGAGGTTATGGAGTACATGCAGTGAATAATGAGAGTGAACTAATCTATATAGATAAGTATCATAACGTCAACAAACTTTCAAATGATTTAACAACAAccattaaattcataaataaaccAGACTCTGCATGGATACCACGATGTGTGTACTGGTCTTATTTAACTAGGACTTTACTAGTCGGGATGTGTAGATATAGTATATACAAAGTCGCCCGATACAACCAAAGCGGACAATTGGTACAAACAATACAACACGACAACACTGGACTTGAACTCTATAACAAACttaactatataacagagaataACAATATGGACATCGTGGTATCTGACTCCGGTGCAGTAGTGGTGACAGATCATGAGGGAACACATCTATTTTCCTATACAGGACATCCATCAGGATCACTTTTACAACCAGGGGGgatctgtactgacgcgctaTCACATATCCTTGTTTGTGATGTAAGATCCAACACAGTGCAGATGATAGATAAGGACGGTCAGTTTCTATCACTCATACAGAAAGAGTTATTAGAGATGGGTGGACCATACAGTTTGAGCTATGATGCTATCACTCACCATCTCTGGGTTGCGTCATGGAACAATACAAACATGTGTGTCATCTGTTATATATCTCAACATGACGATCTGCCAG